DNA from Rhodobacteraceae bacterium M382:
GCGCACTCCGACAGGATCGACCTGTGCCCCGGCATATCCGGTGCGGGAGATGTCCTGATCCGGCTCTGAGTGCGAGTCGTCGGGGCTGTATTGCCCGCCATAGCGTTTGGCCATGGGTTACCCTCCCATGATCCAGCCGGTGGAGACGCCAAACATCAACACCAGAAGCGCAGCAAATGCGATGCGCTGGATTGCCTTGCCGGACATGGCTGCTCCCTGATTTCCTTCACTATACCTGAATTTAGGCGAAGGTTCGCCGTCATACTAGGGGGAACAGAGCCGCATTTGGATCAGCGGCGCGGGTTCTTGCCGGTGGGGCGTGGGGAACCGGATGGGCGGCCTTTGCCGGATCCGGGTCTGTTGCTGCCCGGTTTGCCTGCTGAGCCACGTGTCCCGGCCGGGCCATCGGTCGATTTGCGCCGTGCCTTGCCGGTGGGCGCCATACCAGTGGCCGCCTCGCGTGCTGCGCCTTTGGCGGCCTTGGCCGCACCTTTTGCACCGCCTTTTGGGCGCGGGGATGACGCAGTTTCGGGTTGTGGGCGTCCGGGCTTGCCAGCCAGGGACGGGCGTCGTCGCGTCGGGCGTTTGGACGTGGGGGCGACCTCTTCGGGAATTTCCAGCCCCAACTGATCGCGGATCAATTTGCGGCGCAGCTCTTCGACGTCGCCGGGTTTCAGATCGCCCAACTGGAAGGGGCCATAGGAAATCCGCAGCAGACGGTTTACCGAAAATCCGATGTCTTCCATGGCCCGGCGGATTTCGCGGTTTTTGCCTTCGCGCAGCCCGATTGTTACCCAGGCGTTGGCCCCTTGTTGACGATCCAGCGAAACGGTCATGGGTTGAAACCGTTCGCCGTCCACCACCAACCCTTGGCGCAGAGGGGCAAAGTCCTGATCCTGTGGGCGACCATTGATCCGCACACGATACCTGCGCAACCATCCGGTCGATGGCAGCTCCAGCTGTCGTTTGACGCCGCCGTCATTGGTCAACAGCAACAACCCCTCGGAATTGAGGTCCAGCCGTCCAACGGTCATCACCCGGGGCAATGTGTCGGGCAATTCGTCAAAGATGGTCGTACGTCCCTTTTCGTCGCTGTTGGTGGTCACCAGCCCCGATGGTTTGTAATAAAGCCACAGCCGCGGTGGCTCCGGTACCTTCATTGGCGCGCCATCCACGGTGATCTTGTCCTGATCTGTGACGTTCAGGGCGGGGCTGTCGATCTTCTTGCCGTTGACGGCGATCCGCCCGGCTTCGATCATCCGTTCCGCTTCGCGCCGGGAGGCGACACCGGCGCGGGCCAGCACTTTGGCGATCCGGTCGCCATTCTGAGAGGGAGTCTGGGTCATGAAGCGCTCCTACAGGGTTTCGCGGGCTTGCGAAAGCACCCATTCCTGGGGCAGTGAGGGATATGGCATTCACATCATACATGGAATTGGCACTGAACGAAGCGCGCGCTGCCGCGGACCGCGGCGAAGTGCCGGTGGGCGCGGTGCTGATTGATCCGCAGGGTCAGGTCGCAGCCCAAGCCGGCAATCGCACGCGGGAGCGGAACGATCCGACGGCGCACGCCGAAATCCTGGTGATCCGCGACGCCTGTGCCCGGCTGGGGACAGAACGGCTCATCGGATTTGATCTCTATGTGACGCTGGAGCCCTGCGCCATGTGCGCCGCGGCCATAGCCGCAGCACGTATTGGCAGGGTCTATTTTGGGGCCTCGGACCCCAAATCCGGTGGTGTGCTGCATGGAGCCCGTGTGTTTGACCATCCTCAGGCGCATCATGTTCCCGAGATCTACGACGGGATCGGAGAAGCAAGCGCAGCCGATCTGCTCAAAACTTTCTTT
Protein-coding regions in this window:
- a CDS encoding rRNA pseudouridine synthase, with amino-acid sequence MTQTPSQNGDRIAKVLARAGVASRREAERMIEAGRIAVNGKKIDSPALNVTDQDKITVDGAPMKVPEPPRLWLYYKPSGLVTTNSDEKGRTTIFDELPDTLPRVMTVGRLDLNSEGLLLLTNDGGVKRQLELPSTGWLRRYRVRINGRPQDQDFAPLRQGLVVDGERFQPMTVSLDRQQGANAWVTIGLREGKNREIRRAMEDIGFSVNRLLRISYGPFQLGDLKPGDVEELRRKLIRDQLGLEIPEEVAPTSKRPTRRRPSLAGKPGRPQPETASSPRPKGGAKGAAKAAKGAAREAATGMAPTGKARRKSTDGPAGTRGSAGKPGSNRPGSGKGRPSGSPRPTGKNPRR
- a CDS encoding nucleoside deaminase, which translates into the protein MAFTSYMELALNEARAAADRGEVPVGAVLIDPQGQVAAQAGNRTRERNDPTAHAEILVIRDACARLGTERLIGFDLYVTLEPCAMCAAAIAAARIGRVYFGASDPKSGGVLHGARVFDHPQAHHVPEIYDGIGEASAADLLKTFFAARRHP